The DNA segment TCATATTTGTGTTGGTGTTTAGCATGCGTTAATGTAGATTTCCCTGATCCTGATAGACCAAAAAAAGCTGACACATAGTTTTTTCCATTAGCTAAGGTGAATTTTTTTTGTCCACCATGACATGCAACGTATCCTAACCTGTGAGCTGTGCCCCAAGCAAGAGTTAACGTTGCTTTCTTTAACTCTCCAAAATAATTCATACCTAAAATGACCGCTGTGTTGTGTTCTGAATCAAAATAAGCCAGTCCCATCGGATAATCCGAATGATGCCATTCTGGATCTTGATAAATAAAGATATCGCCTTCATTTATAGGTCTTGATTCAAGATACATTTCATCGTACAACTCATTACAAATTTGAAAATTTAATAACCAAGAGTATAAGTTATTTTCTTGGCCAACAGGCACACTCAAATGAGCTTTCACCATAAATTCAGGATCTAAACCAACGTAAGCTGTTCCTTTATACCGCATTTTATTTTCACCTTGATAAATAGCTTCCCGAATGATTGGAGCCAATTTAGCATCTTCTTCAGGATCTTCTCCCAGAATACGTTTTGCTGCAGCTGTACGTCCTACGACAGCACCACCATTCTCTACCAGAACTTTTGCTCCATATGGTAAGCCTAATTTTTCTGGATACTTAACTAATAAATCTGTTACAACGGTATGCATTGACTCTTTAGCCAGTAAGTATGCCTCTTCTATTGTTCCCACTTCATTAATATTGTTCCCATACATCGTTGTTTCTACTACCGCACGTAATGGCGAAAATAGAGGGTTATTTTTCCTAATTTCGGCTTTTGAAAAAGTAGATCTTGTTGACATATTATCCTCTCCTTTTTGGGTGATAAATTTGAACGGACTATACATATAATCAATAGAATTTACTCGAACATCCAAACGCTTACATCAAAAGAAAACATTCGATATTTACACCACCATCATAACAGATAGCATAAAAATAATGAATAAAGTATCCTTATATTACAAAAAAAGGTGAACTGGTAGTCGCTTACTAATTTTTTTCAAACAAAAAAAGAGCCCCAAGAACGAAATGTTCTTGGGGCTCTTTAGTATACCGGCGGCCGGAATCGAACCGGCACGCCCTCGCGGGCACAGGATTTTGAGTCCAGCGCGTCTACCAGTTCCGCCACGCCGGCATATGGACTGCTCTTTTTCATCTTTTCTGATGTAAGGCGGTAACCGGATTTGAACCGGTGATGAAGGTTTTGCAGACCTCTGCCTTACCACTTGGCTATACCGCCATCTTTTTAGTTGAATGCTATTCAATTAAACTGGGCTAGCTGGATTCGAACCAACGCATGAGGGAGTCAAAGTCCCTTGCCTTACCGCTTGGCTATAGCCCATTAAAAAAAAAGGCGACTGATGGGGTTCGAACCCACGCATGCCGGAACCACAATCCGGTGTGTTAACCACTTCACCACAATCGCCATGGTAATAATCTATTCTTTTTTGCCAATCTGATTCTAAAAAATGGCAGGGGTAGTAGGAATTGAACCCACACTGATGGTGTTGGAGACCATAGTTCTACCTTTAAACTATACCCCTATCTGATAAAAGGGTGCTGCTTTTTAAAAAATGGTGGAGGGGGGCAGATTCGAACTGCCGAACCCGAAGGAGCGGATTTACAGTCCGCCGCGTTTAGCCACTTCGCTACCCCTCCATAAATGGTGGCCTGGGACAGAATCGAACTGCCGACACCTTGAGCTTCAATCAAGTGCTCTACCAACTGAGCTACCAGGCCATTATAAAAATGGTTTATTTAATTGTTAAACCAACGGTCTCGACGGGAATCGAACCCGCGATCTTCTGCGTGACAGGCAGACATGTTAACCCCTACACCACGAGACCTTTTTGAAACAATGGAGGTTGACGGGATCGAACCGCCGACCCTCTGCTTGTAAGGCAGATGCTCTCCCAGCTGAGCTAAACCTCCGAGTGAATCCTTACTGCATTCCTTAACCAGTAACGTCGTTACTGATGACCCGTACGGGAATCGAACCCGTGATACCGCCGTGAAAGGGCGGTGTCTTAACCGCTTGACCAACGGGCCGTTTTTTGAACGGAGAGTAAGGGATTCGAACCCTTGAGACAGTGTTCACCGCCTACATGATTTCCAATCATGCTCCTTCGGCCGCTCGGACAACTCTCCAGATTCGGTTCACCAAAACTATTCACGTTTTTGTTTACATAGTTTGACTATGGAACTCCGCAAGTAGGACTCGAACCTACGACATCATGATTAACAGTCATGCGCTACTACCAACTGAGCTATTGCGGAATAATTGAATCTGCGTGGCAACGTCCTACTCTCACAAAGGGAAACCCTTCACTACCATCGGCGCTAAGAAGCTTAACTTCTGTGTTCGGCATGGGAACAGGTGTGACCTTCTTGCCATCATCACCACACAATTTCAATCGAAAGTCCGTTGGACTCTCAAAACTGGATAAAGTTTAAAGTGTAATTCGTTTGCTTACCTTCGTACACCGGGTATTGCTTTGGTTAAGTCCTCGACCGATTAGTATTGGTCCGCTCCGTATATCGCTATACTTCCACTTCCAACCTATCTACCTGATCATCTCTCAGGGGTCTTACTCACTTACGTGATGGGAAATCTCATCTTGAGGGGGGCTTCACGCTTAGATGCTTTCAGCGTTTATCCCGTCCACACATAGCTACCCAGCAATGCCCTTGGCAGAACAACTGGTACACCAGTGGTGTGTCCATCCCGGTCCTCTCGTACTAAGGACAGCTCCTCTCAAATTTCCTACGCCCGCGACGGATAGGGACCGAACTGTCTCACGACGTTCTGAACCCAGCTCGCGTACCGCTTTAATGGGCGAACAGCCCAACCCTTGGGACCGACTACAGCCCCAGGATGCGATGAGCCGACATCGAGGTGCCAAACCTCCCCGTCGATGTGGACTCTTGGGGGAGATAAGCCTGTTATCCCCAGGGTAGCTTTTATCCGTTGAGCGATGGCCCTTCCATGCGGAACCACCGGATCACTAAGCCCGACTTTCGTCCCTGCTCGACTTGTAGGTCTCGCAGTCAAGCTCCCTTATGCCTTTACACTCTGCGAATGATTTCCAACCATTCTGAGGGAACCTTTGGG comes from the Carnobacterium sp. 17-4 genome and includes:
- a CDS encoding phosphoenolpyruvate carboxykinase (ATP) produces the protein MSTRSTFSKAEIRKNNPLFSPLRAVVETTMYGNNINEVGTIEEAYLLAKESMHTVVTDLLVKYPEKLGLPYGAKVLVENGGAVVGRTAAAKRILGEDPEEDAKLAPIIREAIYQGENKMRYKGTAYVGLDPEFMVKAHLSVPVGQENNLYSWLLNFQICNELYDEMYLESRPINEGDIFIYQDPEWHHSDYPMGLAYFDSEHNTAVILGMNYFGELKKATLTLAWGTAHRLGYVACHGGQKKFTLANGKNYVSAFFGLSGSGKSTLTHAKHQHKYDVEVLHDDAFIISLKNGSSIALEPAYFDKTQDYPSDHVEVDYFVTVQNVAVTLDENGDKVLLTEDLRNGNGRTIKSRYSTSNRVDKFDEPIDAIYWIMKDESLPPVIKINDPILAATFGATLATKRSTAERLKKGIDVNKLVIEPYANPFRIYPLEEDYNHFKALFTDQNIDCYILNTGYFGDKKVTAAVTLSSIESIVEGTAEFKPFGTLGNLNYLVVDGYEPGFNDQEYRQLVQERLKMRVAYIHEQKEKNQMNVLPDEALEAMEALIE